A genomic region of Alicyclobacillus sp. SO9 contains the following coding sequences:
- a CDS encoding transglycosylase SLT domain-containing protein produces the protein MNLRLNLSSLRDALHQVKNSPAVRMAVKQYPLGRVLLFAVEHPQITIALVVVALYVTIVVPATIFLVTLSLEDVNVQQTVSATGLPTSVKPGVIPTHVLPALEHAAEKYRVPLQFLAAEAKVESGFNPKAVNHGSGTHASGMMQFEPGTWNGFGDPLTALDEFDTNPARIAHYGGYGVDADGNGTASVYAPADAAMAAAHYLRHLYQGYGHNWKLASYWYGAETQAYVRAVMRDMAGFVPPAEKMGPTADWFIGGKKGTSVVSQQPTRLTLSTTAWAPIYAPTAGTLTVTYKPSGDTVQWQNGVGLVSLTFSGGLVAWATTGTVSAGQLIGFTTTKHLIITGNVNPLSVVGGSLPTWVRIS, from the coding sequence ATGAACCTGCGCCTGAATCTATCCAGCCTTCGAGACGCGTTGCATCAAGTGAAAAACTCTCCAGCTGTCAGGATGGCGGTGAAGCAGTACCCGCTGGGTCGGGTACTGCTTTTTGCAGTGGAGCACCCGCAAATCACGATCGCACTGGTAGTCGTCGCGCTCTACGTCACCATAGTGGTGCCAGCGACAATATTTCTCGTGACGCTGAGTCTCGAAGACGTGAATGTGCAGCAGACCGTCAGTGCGACGGGGCTGCCCACGTCCGTCAAACCGGGGGTCATCCCCACCCACGTCTTACCTGCTCTGGAGCATGCGGCAGAAAAGTACCGTGTGCCCTTGCAGTTCCTGGCTGCCGAAGCAAAGGTGGAGTCCGGGTTCAATCCCAAAGCGGTGAATCACGGTTCCGGCACCCACGCCAGCGGCATGATGCAATTTGAACCGGGTACCTGGAACGGGTTTGGCGATCCCCTCACGGCATTGGATGAGTTTGATACGAATCCGGCACGCATTGCTCACTACGGGGGTTACGGGGTGGATGCGGACGGGAACGGGACAGCCAGTGTCTATGCCCCTGCCGATGCAGCCATGGCGGCAGCGCACTATTTGCGCCATCTCTACCAAGGGTACGGCCACAACTGGAAACTGGCCAGCTACTGGTATGGAGCAGAGACACAGGCGTATGTGCGTGCCGTGATGCGAGATATGGCCGGGTTTGTACCGCCTGCTGAGAAAATGGGACCTACGGCGGATTGGTTTATTGGCGGCAAAAAAGGCACTTCTGTTGTCAGCCAGCAACCTACGCGCCTGACGCTCTCTACCACGGCCTGGGCACCCATTTATGCGCCTACCGCTGGCACGCTCACCGTTACGTACAAGCCTTCCGGAGATACCGTCCAGTGGCAAAACGGGGTTGGGCTCGTTTCCTTGACTTTTTCCGGTGGCCTTGTGGCCTGGGCCACGACGGGGACAGTGAGCGCTGGACAGTTGATTGGATTTACGACCACGAAGCATCTCATCATCACCGGCAATGTGAATCCGCTATCTGTCGTGGGCGGGAGCTTGCCTACATGGGTGAGGATTTCATGA
- a CDS encoding ATP-binding protein, translating into MNWLWMLLIPAFAAVVYIERRYTRKIHTAISESWQYLRVLPKADHQLKVAETVQFLHQLWQFRRPDVVALRKGQSMFRSLFHKTSTGEVAWYLAVPTDRVQGFYAAFHAAFPSLEALEVNPEELEFLQRVHTGSMLQLAKRGETAGLPLSTLRSGDPLPAILYGMGAGQEQATEETVLDIVLSPASDRALRGAVRKAEQALNPRLSRTEAPSAAGLVDAGMKFGQEVLNELSDGKLRQRGLLQQNRGAQGPKWNELEASVQNQVQSVHKRYTGTEHAFHTWIRLGVCADPDDGRDQHLKSIGKARIQAMLGGFVGWSGHQSVIENWRFRGKRAVESIRQGPPPRGQEMLVTTEEAACLWHLPDSKSSVFQFIPAVRQHAKTLKEGELTEGVSLGALRHPTQSGRPVKLPFEQLTKHFVLSGQTGSGKSSELVEILDSQIQQWLQQPTFPGFSFIDPHQETIIILMTRLLNYGLTEEQWSKVHYISLASPAYPIGLNLLARRPGEDPDDVADDAMALIKYAYGGNTPQLDRILRNGLRTLLEDDSKAHSVAGLTPLFQDERWRSRVLRHVKDPVVRMFWKNEFEGATSSIGPLMNRLSPFISNKTMRRMFGQPSFMPEIRKYMDEGHIFFWDVLGVNPERMRLGVGLLINQYYKVGKSRPLHSMPHLLVADEAHLVQVPVLEKIQAETRKYGLSLGLSTQFIEQFEDWLQKSIMDIVGNIFSCSLGTNAASVVSSMTNGHFDKSYLQNLPERTVGVYTKVDRKVRSLEVEAAPPYMYLSNWQQVDFRDKDQVQEATTWALDKARELQKRDAQSAEEVDKELDSYLSTETALRLSEEIPDDVFHV; encoded by the coding sequence ATGAATTGGTTGTGGATGTTATTGATTCCGGCTTTCGCAGCGGTGGTTTATATAGAACGGCGGTATACACGAAAGATTCATACTGCCATTAGTGAGAGCTGGCAGTACCTTCGAGTGTTGCCGAAGGCAGACCATCAGCTGAAGGTAGCAGAGACCGTGCAATTTTTGCATCAATTGTGGCAGTTTCGCCGCCCGGATGTGGTCGCTTTGCGCAAGGGACAGAGTATGTTCCGAAGCCTCTTTCACAAGACTTCAACGGGAGAGGTCGCGTGGTATCTAGCGGTGCCAACCGACCGGGTGCAGGGGTTCTACGCGGCTTTTCATGCTGCCTTTCCTAGCCTGGAGGCGTTGGAAGTGAATCCGGAAGAGTTGGAATTCTTACAGCGGGTGCATACGGGCAGCATGTTACAACTGGCGAAACGCGGGGAAACTGCAGGCTTGCCCCTCTCCACGCTGAGAAGCGGGGACCCGCTGCCAGCAATCCTTTATGGGATGGGGGCCGGTCAAGAGCAGGCCACAGAGGAAACCGTCCTAGATATTGTGCTATCACCCGCCTCGGACCGGGCGTTGAGAGGCGCCGTTCGAAAAGCGGAGCAGGCATTGAATCCACGTTTGTCGAGGACGGAGGCACCTTCAGCTGCGGGTCTGGTGGATGCAGGAATGAAGTTCGGTCAGGAGGTGTTGAATGAACTTTCTGACGGGAAGCTTCGTCAACGAGGGCTTCTCCAACAAAACAGAGGAGCACAGGGGCCCAAATGGAATGAGTTAGAGGCATCGGTACAGAATCAGGTGCAGTCGGTTCACAAGCGGTACACGGGGACGGAACATGCCTTTCATACATGGATCCGTCTTGGCGTATGTGCGGACCCGGACGACGGGAGGGACCAGCACTTGAAATCTATCGGCAAGGCACGCATTCAGGCTATGCTCGGTGGCTTTGTTGGCTGGAGCGGCCATCAGTCTGTCATAGAGAACTGGAGATTTCGCGGTAAGCGGGCCGTGGAAAGCATCCGGCAAGGTCCTCCTCCGAGAGGTCAGGAGATGTTGGTGACGACGGAAGAAGCCGCGTGTTTATGGCATTTGCCAGATTCTAAATCTAGCGTGTTTCAGTTCATTCCAGCCGTTCGGCAGCATGCCAAGACGCTCAAAGAGGGTGAACTCACGGAAGGCGTCAGCTTGGGGGCGCTGCGTCATCCCACACAAAGTGGCCGTCCTGTGAAACTCCCCTTTGAACAACTGACAAAGCACTTTGTCCTCAGTGGACAAACAGGGAGTGGAAAGTCTTCGGAACTGGTGGAGATTCTGGATTCCCAGATCCAACAGTGGCTCCAACAACCGACCTTCCCTGGATTCAGCTTCATTGACCCGCACCAGGAAACCATTATCATCCTGATGACCAGGCTCTTAAACTATGGCTTGACGGAAGAACAGTGGTCCAAGGTGCATTACATCAGTCTGGCATCGCCAGCCTACCCCATTGGGCTGAATTTGTTGGCGCGACGTCCAGGAGAGGATCCAGATGACGTGGCGGACGACGCCATGGCGCTCATTAAGTACGCTTATGGTGGAAACACACCCCAGTTGGACCGGATTCTGCGAAACGGGTTGAGAACCTTACTGGAGGATGACAGTAAGGCGCATAGTGTTGCCGGGCTAACGCCCCTGTTTCAGGACGAGAGGTGGCGGTCTCGGGTGCTTCGTCATGTCAAAGACCCGGTAGTCCGCATGTTCTGGAAGAATGAGTTTGAGGGGGCTACCTCCTCCATTGGTCCGTTGATGAATCGACTGAGTCCATTCATTTCGAACAAGACCATGCGCCGAATGTTTGGACAACCATCGTTTATGCCGGAGATACGAAAGTATATGGATGAGGGACACATTTTCTTCTGGGACGTCCTCGGTGTGAATCCGGAACGCATGCGCCTTGGAGTAGGGTTGCTCATCAATCAATACTATAAGGTGGGAAAAAGCAGACCCCTACATTCTATGCCCCATTTGCTTGTGGCAGATGAAGCCCACCTGGTGCAGGTGCCGGTGCTGGAGAAGATTCAAGCTGAAACCAGAAAATATGGATTAAGTTTAGGGCTGAGTACGCAATTCATTGAGCAGTTCGAGGACTGGCTGCAGAAATCCATTATGGACATCGTCGGGAACATCTTCTCCTGCAGTCTTGGGACCAATGCGGCGTCTGTGGTCAGTAGTATGACCAACGGTCACTTTGACAAGTCGTATCTGCAGAATCTGCCGGAACGCACTGTGGGGGTCTACACGAAGGTGGACCGAAAGGTGAGAAGCCTGGAAGTGGAAGCGGCTCCGCCCTACATGTATTTGTCCAATTGGCAGCAGGTGGACTTCAGGGACAAAGATCAGGTTCAGGAGGCAACCACCTGGGCTTTAGACAAGGCGCGTGAGTTGCAGAAACGGGACGCGCAATCTGCGGAAGAGGTGGATAAGGAGCTGGACTCCTATCTATCTACGGAGACTGCCTTGAGACTGTCAGAAGAGATACCTGATGATGTCTTTCATGTGTAA
- a CDS encoding replication-relaxation family protein: MILHWPSTHFKPEEQLLGILFDGGIMTREQIAGVSDFSLRKVRYCRDRARRLSGERPTQRFIVAGGRKNGVAYALTRSGMRYVYEMLGYENQRIQVVPEGQVVHYLGINNILLRAVEVFGREDIEWLSTRELAEELELRRRLQGKKDIYRGRAIRPDASIRIGTQDPVWVEYDNNTESTAKLERKFTAYWHLRQELGTNMRTVLWVTATERRRNYLERVYQAIAKIHGWDNSMQHQFFIEGDDTQWLKTIQSEFVNKKNQRGNN, encoded by the coding sequence ATGATATTGCATTGGCCCTCCACTCATTTTAAGCCGGAGGAACAATTGCTGGGGATACTCTTCGACGGGGGAATTATGACTCGGGAGCAAATCGCAGGGGTAAGTGATTTTTCCTTGCGAAAGGTTAGGTATTGTCGTGATAGAGCCAGAAGATTGTCAGGAGAAAGACCAACTCAGAGGTTTATTGTGGCGGGTGGAAGAAAAAACGGGGTCGCTTATGCATTGACGCGATCTGGCATGCGTTACGTTTATGAGATGTTAGGATACGAAAACCAACGTATTCAAGTTGTTCCAGAAGGGCAAGTTGTTCACTACTTAGGGATTAACAACATTCTTTTGAGAGCGGTAGAGGTTTTTGGTAGGGAAGATATTGAGTGGCTTTCTACGCGAGAATTAGCCGAGGAACTAGAGTTACGGAGACGGTTACAAGGTAAAAAAGACATTTACCGAGGTCGCGCTATTCGTCCAGATGCATCTATACGAATTGGAACCCAAGATCCTGTTTGGGTGGAATACGATAATAACACGGAGTCCACCGCAAAACTAGAGAGAAAGTTCACGGCCTATTGGCACTTAAGACAGGAACTAGGTACGAACATGCGCACCGTTTTATGGGTAACGGCTACAGAACGCCGTAGGAACTACCTAGAACGTGTGTACCAAGCCATAGCGAAAATTCATGGCTGGGACAACAGCATGCAGCATCAATTTTTCATAGAGGGTGATGATACACAGTGGCTGAAAACAATTCAATCGGAGTTTGTAAACAAGAAAAATCAGCGTGGCAACAATTAG
- a CDS encoding acetyl-CoA carboxylase biotin carboxylase subunit family protein, protein MSILILNSASRDRCPYDEWLQHLNEDLILLTTRKHYGEFVGGSYKRVIGFDNYRDNWCVELTAMELAETNDVRAIIASGEFDLLRAAKLRDMLNISGQNWESALAFRDKTVMKHLTMKAGIKVPQFERINDAFDISSFISENGYPVVIKPISGAGSLDTKIINNRIDLENMLSSAIKTPMEIEEFIEGDMYHVDGIVMDGRVTFAYPSKYINGCLAHQKNLYLGSYMLDATNPLFESLLGFVEQVVFALPTPQYTIFHAEVFHTPNNEFVLCEIASRVGGGLIEESFLHAFGINLQKTMAEFQCGIYDVLATSSNKSPKFFTGFILIPPHPLVLSKLANDDPPDYVLEKHISGEIGRAYRAVDSVTNSIASILVRGDSENQVLRRIEKVNDWFQKCVQWDESVDE, encoded by the coding sequence ATGTCAATACTGATCCTGAATAGTGCGTCACGGGATAGATGTCCCTATGATGAATGGCTACAGCATTTAAATGAGGATTTAATTTTACTTACGACGAGAAAGCATTATGGGGAATTTGTGGGAGGTTCATATAAAAGGGTAATTGGTTTTGACAACTATAGAGACAATTGGTGCGTTGAGCTAACTGCTATGGAACTGGCAGAGACTAACGATGTCAGGGCAATTATTGCTAGTGGCGAGTTTGATCTTTTGCGGGCTGCAAAATTACGAGACATGTTAAACATTAGCGGTCAGAATTGGGAAAGTGCATTAGCCTTTAGAGATAAGACGGTAATGAAACACTTGACAATGAAAGCAGGGATTAAGGTACCACAGTTCGAGCGGATAAATGATGCCTTTGATATCAGCAGTTTTATTAGTGAAAATGGATATCCAGTTGTAATAAAACCGATCTCAGGGGCTGGGTCTTTAGATACTAAGATTATTAACAACAGGATAGATTTGGAAAATATGTTATCAAGTGCAATAAAAACACCTATGGAAATCGAAGAATTCATTGAAGGAGATATGTATCACGTTGACGGCATTGTAATGGATGGAAGAGTGACGTTTGCTTATCCTTCTAAATACATCAATGGTTGTTTGGCACACCAAAAAAATCTCTATCTTGGCAGCTATATGCTCGATGCTACAAATCCGCTCTTTGAAAGCCTCTTAGGGTTTGTGGAGCAAGTGGTATTCGCATTACCAACTCCGCAATACACCATTTTCCATGCTGAAGTATTCCATACCCCGAACAATGAATTTGTCTTATGTGAGATAGCCAGTCGAGTCGGGGGAGGGCTGATAGAAGAATCATTCTTGCACGCATTTGGCATAAATCTACAAAAGACTATGGCAGAATTTCAATGCGGAATTTATGATGTTTTGGCAACTTCATCGAATAAATCGCCGAAATTTTTTACGGGTTTTATTCTAATCCCTCCTCATCCATTGGTTTTGTCTAAACTTGCCAATGACGATCCACCGGACTATGTCTTGGAGAAACACATAAGTGGTGAAATTGGTCGTGCGTATCGCGCCGTCGACAGCGTAACGAACTCAATTGCGTCCATATTGGTTCGAGGTGATTCTGAAAACCAGGTTCTACGTAGAATAGAAAAAGTTAATGACTGGTTTCAGAAATGTGTTCAATGGGATGAAAGCGTTGATGAGTGA
- a CDS encoding class I SAM-dependent methyltransferase codes for MNPFDESFELLTLWDNLVDSPEIEMYRKLRRRIGGVATELGIGSGRVAMCVEPDNGVDSSPVMLQHCRELMGDKTPLLINYDFKDYRLDTKSTFTYCPLNSVNHLSPDHFVSAMKNVFENTEPDGYFVFDSIVPDLAKIKSRNNLTLFRGKTDEYAIYEVASVDSYEEQKTLVHGVVEFLSPQGEVRSKKHYPPIAWYYLFPSQILDLIKETHWSIENLWGTFDGEPLTEASKRQVWILRKS; via the coding sequence TTGAATCCCTTTGACGAATCGTTTGAATTATTAACACTGTGGGATAATCTTGTGGATTCTCCCGAAATAGAGATGTATAGGAAACTAAGGCGCCGAATTGGTGGTGTGGCCACTGAACTTGGAATAGGGTCTGGGCGTGTCGCCATGTGTGTGGAACCCGACAACGGTGTTGATTCGTCTCCAGTAATGCTTCAACACTGTAGAGAGTTGATGGGGGATAAGACACCACTGTTAATTAATTACGACTTCAAGGACTATCGCCTAGATACTAAATCGACATTTACGTACTGCCCACTTAATTCGGTTAATCATTTGTCTCCAGACCACTTTGTTTCGGCAATGAAAAATGTATTTGAAAACACGGAACCAGATGGGTACTTCGTATTTGACTCTATTGTCCCGGATTTAGCGAAAATAAAGTCGCGGAATAATCTCACTTTGTTTCGTGGTAAAACCGATGAATACGCCATTTACGAGGTTGCTTCTGTGGACAGTTATGAGGAACAGAAGACTCTTGTTCATGGGGTGGTGGAATTCTTAAGTCCTCAAGGTGAAGTCCGGTCAAAAAAACATTACCCGCCTATAGCTTGGTACTATTTGTTTCCGTCACAGATACTAGACCTTATCAAAGAGACTCATTGGAGTATCGAAAATCTGTGGGGTACTTTCGATGGGGAACCATTGACAGAGGCAAGCAAGAGGCAGGTCTGGATTCTACGAAAATCTTGA
- a CDS encoding ParM/StbA family protein, which produces MAVLGIDLGYGFTKGVVTGSQEQFLCQSLIGSSLDRVLSGGLFGINHPDDIQVDIERGGTSDSYFIGELARRESTDVTYTMDENKIDHPLTQVLLCAASAVLWPGKDAGPVHLVTGLPMSHYKTQKAKLEENLRKLDAKVRIPGKNTGWVPVKFDRVTVFMQGYGAAYAAVLDENGKPRDKEVLQSGGLVVVIESGHKTTDVVTFETKPKFRPVDHLSFSLNLGGDNLAQTMLRVFQEKAGAQCPASVQDQWTYEGQLWYDGTEVNATRELDQARERLGQTIMDRIRARFGDNAGRVSTVFLAGRNAPLVEQPCKSTWNNVRVVNNPQFANAEGYRIVGEMLERKAAARSQDKIRMA; this is translated from the coding sequence ATGGCCGTACTGGGTATTGATTTGGGATACGGGTTTACCAAAGGGGTCGTCACAGGTTCACAGGAACAGTTTCTCTGTCAATCCCTGATTGGATCGAGTCTGGATCGCGTGCTCTCTGGCGGTCTGTTTGGTATTAATCATCCAGATGACATCCAGGTGGATATTGAGCGTGGCGGTACATCCGATTCTTACTTCATCGGAGAGTTGGCTAGAAGAGAATCGACGGATGTCACCTATACCATGGACGAAAACAAAATTGACCATCCTCTGACACAGGTATTGCTGTGCGCAGCCAGTGCCGTGCTCTGGCCAGGAAAGGACGCAGGGCCAGTGCATCTGGTCACGGGCCTGCCCATGAGTCATTACAAGACACAAAAGGCGAAGCTGGAGGAGAACCTGAGGAAGTTGGATGCCAAGGTGCGGATTCCGGGCAAAAATACGGGCTGGGTCCCGGTGAAGTTCGACCGAGTCACCGTCTTCATGCAGGGGTATGGGGCCGCGTACGCAGCAGTCCTGGATGAGAACGGGAAGCCGAGAGATAAAGAGGTCCTGCAAAGTGGCGGACTGGTGGTCGTGATTGAGTCTGGCCACAAGACCACAGATGTCGTGACCTTTGAAACCAAGCCAAAGTTTCGCCCGGTCGATCACTTGTCCTTCAGCCTGAACCTCGGCGGGGACAACTTGGCCCAGACCATGCTGCGTGTGTTTCAGGAGAAAGCCGGTGCCCAGTGCCCAGCGTCGGTGCAGGACCAATGGACGTATGAGGGGCAGCTTTGGTACGACGGGACAGAAGTGAATGCCACACGGGAATTGGACCAGGCGCGGGAACGGCTGGGGCAAACCATCATGGACCGGATTCGTGCCCGGTTTGGGGACAACGCAGGTCGGGTCAGTACCGTGTTCCTGGCAGGGCGCAACGCGCCTTTGGTCGAGCAGCCCTGCAAAAGTACGTGGAACAATGTGAGGGTGGTCAACAATCCCCAATTCGCCAATGCAGAAGGGTATCGGATTGTGGGAGAAATGCTGGAACGAAAAGCAGCTGCCAGGTCTCAGGACAAAATTCGGATGGCATGA
- a CDS encoding type II secretion system F family protein — protein MIGLGVSIVVMCFGLGVLYYTFPDVGIAWYKLQGGRSKAAQQNRKRVYKGLVRMIEAGIPHPLLHRLNHMVRMAGRPYGLEAPDWVLVELGVILVTWPPLMLRGSRFSGLLLSIAFMALPWLLLRSKAKQRRLDAQTQIRAMKRMFRMKLLDGAHIPDALQSVGDAAIGEFGDTFRKHLTRLDQSMKIAMQGLRDEYGIPELDVFALALELGEEKTSQELLKELNRQIDDEYKHIQNYLEARMSRLKMAQGGAIFLLVLVVVGVMMTFAVAGTLHMIGKGGLLG, from the coding sequence ATGATTGGACTGGGTGTGAGTATCGTTGTGATGTGCTTTGGGTTGGGGGTGCTGTATTACACTTTCCCGGATGTGGGCATTGCCTGGTACAAGCTTCAAGGAGGACGCAGCAAGGCAGCGCAACAAAACAGAAAGCGCGTCTACAAGGGGTTGGTTCGCATGATAGAGGCCGGGATCCCTCATCCCCTGTTGCATCGGTTGAATCATATGGTTCGGATGGCCGGGAGGCCCTATGGGTTGGAGGCCCCCGACTGGGTGCTGGTGGAGCTGGGGGTCATCCTGGTGACCTGGCCGCCCCTGATGTTGCGCGGGAGTCGCTTCAGTGGACTGTTGCTCTCCATCGCCTTCATGGCATTGCCCTGGTTGCTGCTGCGTTCTAAAGCGAAGCAACGGAGGCTGGATGCACAGACGCAAATTCGGGCTATGAAGCGCATGTTTCGAATGAAGTTGCTCGATGGCGCCCACATTCCCGACGCCCTGCAATCCGTGGGCGATGCAGCCATTGGCGAATTTGGGGACACGTTTCGCAAACATCTGACCCGGTTGGACCAGAGCATGAAAATTGCCATGCAGGGACTGAGAGATGAATACGGCATTCCGGAATTGGATGTGTTTGCCCTGGCGTTGGAGTTGGGAGAAGAGAAAACGTCTCAAGAACTGTTGAAAGAGTTGAACCGACAGATTGACGACGAGTACAAACACATCCAAAACTACCTGGAGGCCAGAATGAGTCGCCTGAAGATGGCGCAAGGGGGGGCCATCTTTCTCTTGGTCCTTGTCGTAGTCGGCGTCATGATGACCTTTGCCGTCGCTGGCACACTGCACATGATTGGAAAGGGAGGATTACTCGGATGA
- a CDS encoding transposase → MNPVIGLDVAKGETKGQVFLDKGIPHGKHFNVLHTTDGLARFHELLRDIESVAGLAPTVILESTGHYHVPIVRFLDEAQYVYIVVNPLISHQAKKSSLRKVKTDAMDAYRLCELFYKEDFEPVRKRGLQLLNLRTLTRQRNSVTHLYIQTKLQFHAVLDQVFPEYRGVFGDLFSKVSLRTLSAFPTPDSVLATAETDLADRIKQLIDSNRRYPLSKPLA, encoded by the coding sequence GTGAATCCTGTCATCGGTCTTGATGTTGCTAAGGGAGAAACCAAAGGGCAGGTCTTTCTGGACAAAGGAATCCCCCATGGAAAACACTTTAACGTACTCCATACGACCGATGGTCTCGCACGATTTCATGAACTACTAAGAGATATTGAATCCGTTGCAGGTCTCGCACCAACAGTCATTTTAGAGTCAACTGGACACTATCATGTTCCAATCGTGAGGTTTCTAGACGAAGCACAGTATGTCTATATCGTGGTCAATCCGCTTATCTCTCACCAAGCCAAGAAATCGAGTCTGCGTAAAGTAAAGACGGATGCCATGGACGCCTATAGACTCTGTGAGCTCTTTTACAAGGAAGATTTCGAGCCTGTCAGAAAGCGGGGCTTACAACTTCTAAACCTGCGGACTCTCACCAGGCAACGAAACTCTGTCACACACCTGTATATCCAAACGAAGTTACAGTTTCATGCAGTGCTGGACCAGGTGTTTCCGGAGTACAGAGGCGTCTTCGGTGATTTATTTTCAAAGGTCTCATTACGTACGCTGTCGGCTTTCCCTACTCCTGACTCAGTACTCGCGACAGCAGAAACAGACTTAGCCGATCGAATCAAGCAGTTAATTGACAGCAATAGGAGGTACCCACTCTCGAAACCTTTAGCGTGA
- a CDS encoding EAL domain-containing protein, with protein MELIPVFQGIVEVASAQVIGYEAMIRGRIGRTRIGPGDLFAEARRTDSVVQLDNQARAASLGSYVHRELLFLNVEVPTLDAKALTFPPGVDLSRVVLEVTEAVQFQHPIEEVATYLEPFRREGMQVAIDDYGRAWSNLPRIEALHPEYLKLDRRNCANVVHNSSVVAGMVSFCERAGIHLIAEGIETAEQAQVISDLGVRLAQGYYYDVPHALRKAAVT; from the coding sequence ATGGAACTCATTCCAGTATTTCAAGGTATTGTGGAAGTCGCCTCGGCCCAGGTCATCGGGTATGAAGCGATGATACGGGGACGGATAGGCCGCACGCGGATTGGTCCTGGAGACTTGTTTGCAGAGGCTCGAAGAACAGACAGCGTGGTGCAATTGGACAACCAGGCGCGTGCAGCCAGTCTGGGTTCATATGTTCACAGGGAGTTACTCTTTCTCAACGTAGAAGTGCCGACCCTGGATGCGAAAGCATTGACCTTCCCACCGGGTGTGGATTTATCCCGTGTGGTACTGGAGGTGACAGAAGCCGTTCAGTTTCAGCATCCCATCGAAGAGGTGGCCACGTATTTGGAACCGTTTCGCAGGGAAGGAATGCAGGTCGCCATTGATGACTATGGTCGCGCTTGGTCCAACCTGCCCCGGATTGAGGCACTGCACCCGGAGTACCTGAAGCTCGACCGGCGTAATTGTGCTAATGTGGTGCACAATTCCAGCGTGGTGGCGGGGATGGTGAGCTTTTGTGAGCGTGCGGGCATACATCTCATTGCAGAAGGCATCGAGACTGCGGAACAGGCACAGGTTATCTCAGATTTGGGGGTACGGCTGGCACAAGGGTATTACTACGATGTGCCTCATGCATTGCGAAAGGCTGCGGTGACATGA